The genomic stretch ACGCGCTGCTCGGCGCGGTGGCGCGCGACGAGGTGCACCTGCAGGCGCTGCGCGCGGTGGGCGTGTGCTCGGTGATGGTGGTGCCGCTCACCCTGCGCGCGCGCACCTTCGGGGCGCTCACCTTCGTTTCCCTGCAGAACCCGCGCGGCTCGGGGCGGCGCTTCGCCGCGCGCGACCTCGCGCTCGCGCAGGCGCTCGCGGACCGCACGGCGGTGGCGGTGGAGAACGCGCGCCTGTACCGCGACGCGCAGGCCGCGGTGCAGCTGCGCGACGACTTCCTCTCGGTGGCGGCGCACGAGCTGCGCACGCCCCTCACCCCGCTGCAGCTGGGCCTGCAGAGCCTGCAGCGCAGCGCGCGCCGCGGCCTGCCCCCCGAGCAGCTCGACGAGAAGCTCGGCACCCTGGGGCGCCAGGTGGGCCGCCTGGAGCGCCTGGTGAGCAGCCTCCTGGACGTCTCGCGCATCAGCGAGGGGCGGCTCGCGCTGGAGCCGCGCGAGCTGGACCTGGGCGCGGTGGCGCGCGACGTGGCCGAGCGCTTCGCGGAGCAGGCGGCTCAGCTGGGCAGCACCCTGAGCGTGGAGGGCGAGGCGAGCGCCCCGGTGCACGCGGACCCCCTGCGCATGGACCAGGTGGTGGTGAACCTCGTCTCCAACGCCCTCAAGTTCGGCGAGGGGCGGCCCGTGCAGCTGCACCTCTCGCAGGACGCGAGCACCGTGGAGCTGCGCGTGCGCGACGAGGGCCTGGGCATCGCCCCCGAGGACCAGGAGCGCATCTTCGGCCGCTACGAGCGCGCCGTGCCCAGCCGCCACTACGGGGGCCTGGGCCTGGGGCTGTGGCTCAGCCGGCAGCTCGTGGAGGCCATGGGCGGCAGCATCGCGGTGCAGAGCGCGCCGGGCCAGGGCGCCACGTTCCGGGTGCGGCTGCCGCGCGCGACCGCGCCCTGAGCGCACGCGTCCGGCGCGCACAGGCTGGCAGGAATGTGTCAGCTTTGAGGGCATGCACCGCACCGAGCGCCTCTTCGCCCTCGCCGAGTACCTGCGCGCCCGCCGCACCGGCGTCACCGCCGAGGCGCTGGCCGAGCGCTTCGGCGTCACGGTGCGCACCATGTACCGGGACCTGGACGCGCTGCGCGCCGCCGCGCTGCCGCTGAGTGCGGAGCGGGGGCGCGGCGGCGGCTACGCGCTGGAGCGCAGCTACAGCCTGCCGCCGGTGAACTTCACTCCGCGCGAGGCGGCGCTGCTGTGCGCGCTGGGCCGCTTCGCGAGCGACATGCGCCTCATCCCCTTCACCGAGACGCTGGGCTCCGCGCTGGACAAGGTGCGCGCCGCGCTGTCCACCTCCGCGCAGCGCGAGCTGCTCGAGCGGCTGCGCGAGCTCGCCTTCCTCGGCGTGCCCGCCTTGCCCGCGTCCAAGGCGGTGCGCGAGGCGCTCGAGCGCGCCTGGTTCGAGCAGCAGCCGCTGCGCATCACCTACGTGGACGGCAACAAGCTGGAGACCACCCGCGAGGTGCAGGTGCAGGGGGTCATCATGGACCGCCACGAGACGCGCATCGACGCGCTGGACCTCGCCAAGGGCGAGCGCCGCCAGTTCCGCCTGGACCGCATCGCGCGCGCCGAGGTGCTGCGCCCCACCCCGCGCTGAGGCGTGCTACAGGCGCTGCATGTCGAACCGCTCCCCCTCCCCGCGGCCGCGCGCCGTGCTCGTCGGCGTGCAGCTGCCCGGCGTCTCCGACACGGAGCACGCCGCGGACCTCGCCGAGCTCGCCCGCCTGGTGAAGACCCTCGGCTACGACGCCGTGGCCACCGTGTCCCAGCGCCGCACCGCGCTCGCCGGAGGCACGGTGCTGGGCAGCGGCAAGCTCAAGGAGCTCGCCCAGCTCACCGGAGGCAGCGGCGTGGTCGCCCCGGCCGCACGCGCGGCGGCCTCCAAGGCGCGCGAGCGCTGGGAGGCGGCGGCGCACGGTGCAGCGTCGGGGGCGGCGTCCGGCGAGGCTCCTGCGGGCGAAGCGGAGGAGGACGGCGACGACCCGGACCCCTTCGGCTTCGATGCCGACCCGCACGACGAGGAGGACGAGGGGGTGCCCGGGGAGGGCGGGATGCTCGCGGCCACGGTGGATCCGGCCGAGCGCCCCACGGTGGTGGTGGTGGACCACGAGCTGTCGCCCAGCCAGCTGCGCAACCTCGAGAAGGCCACGGGCGCGCAGGTGCTCGACCGCACGGGCGTCATCGTGGACATCTTCCACCGCCACGCGCGCAGCCACGAGGCGCGCATGCAGGTGGAGATCGCCCGGCTCAACTACATCGCGCCGCGGCTGCGCGAGTCCACCGGCGGGCGCGAGCGGCAGCA from Aggregicoccus sp. 17bor-14 encodes the following:
- a CDS encoding YafY family protein, with protein sequence MHRTERLFALAEYLRARRTGVTAEALAERFGVTVRTMYRDLDALRAAALPLSAERGRGGGYALERSYSLPPVNFTPREAALLCALGRFASDMRLIPFTETLGSALDKVRAALSTSAQRELLERLRELAFLGVPALPASKAVREALERAWFEQQPLRITYVDGNKLETTREVQVQGVIMDRHETRIDALDLAKGERRQFRLDRIARAEVLRPTPR